From Aliamphritea hakodatensis:
GTACGTGAATGCGCTTTAATACCTGAGTCGGAGTACAGCCCAGCGAGCGACCTGCGCTGTCAACACTGGGTTTTATCTTATCCAGCCCGGTTTGAATTGACCCCAGTGAGACTGCCAGAAAGCGGACCATATATGCAAATAATAGAGCGAATAACGTGCCTGAGAAGATCAGCCCGGGGTTAAAGCCAAACCATTCTGAAGACAGGTTGATCAGTTGGTGATCCAGCCATGCCATCGGAATAAGAATGCCGATGGCGATAATGGTGCCGGGCAGCGCGTAACCCATGCCGGCGACCATAACCGATGTCCGGACACGTTTGTGATCATTCATACGTCTGGCATAAGCCAGAATGAGTGCCAGACACACCGCCAGAACGGCTGCTGCCGATGCCAGCGTAAATGAATTCCAGGCAAGTTCGATAAAATCCTGAGGATTAAATTCAGCCTGTGTTATGGCCCAGTTGAGCAGTACTCCGCCGGGTAGCAGGAAGCCAAATAAAACCGGGAGCAGGCATACAAAGAAAGCCGATGTCGCCTGCATGCCAGAGAGTTGAACCAGCTTAGGTTGTTTTCTCTGCTCGTTATTCGCATGGTATTTAATCTGCCTTCTGGAATATTTTTCCAGCAGGATGAGCAGTACCACAAAACCCAGTAGCATTGCCGCCAGCTGTGCTGCGGCTGCCGAGTCACCCAAGCCATAGAATGTGCGGAAAATACCGGTTGTGAAGGTGGCTACACCGAAATACTGCACGGTGCCGTAATCGGCGAGGGTTTCCATTAACGCCAGCGTCAGGCCGGCAATGATTGCCGGGCGGGCAAGTGGCAGAGCCAGTTTGAAAAAGGCTTTCTGGCGGCTGTATCCAAGGGTTCTGCTGACTTCAAGGGCACTGCTTGACTGCTCGAGGAAAGCCGCTCTGCTCAGCAGATACACGTACGGGTACAGCACCAGAGATAACATGACGGTGGCACCGCCCAGTGAGCGGATTTCGAAGAAGTAATATTCACCGTAGCCAAGCCCGGTGATGTTCCTGATCAGGCTCTGTACGGGGCCGGCAAAATCCAGTAGTCCGGTATAGGTGTAGGCAATGATATAGGCGGGCACTGCCAGCGGTAGCAGTAGCGCCCAGGTGAATATTTTGCGGCCGGGAAAGTCACAAACGCTGGTCAGCCAGGCAGGAGGGACCCCCAGCAATAAAACGCCGACGCTGACGCCAATCAGCAACGCCAGCGAGTTGCCTACGTAATCGCCCAGTACTGTGCTGAACAGATGACTCCAGACATCGACAGAGCCTGCGAACAGGAATGCGCAGATCACCAGTACCGGGAGAGCAAGGATGCTTGCAATCAGTACGGCTGAGCCAGATAACCAGTTAATGTTTCTGGCGGTTGAGCTGAATGTCTGCGTCGTCATAAAAATCAATCTTACAAAAATACAAAAAGCGTCAGCCACTCATTTCACTTAAAAATGAGTGGCAACGCTTGGAGGCATGCGCCGTTATGCAGGGAGGGCAGGCTTTATTTCCAGCCAGCGCGGTCCATAAGTTCAACGGCTGCGCGGTTGTTTTCCCCCAGTTTGCTGAGTTCAACAGTATCCGCTTTAAAGTCACCAAATTCTCTGAGTACACTGGAAACATCGCTGCCTGCAACAACCGGGTACTCACTGTTGACTTCGGCGTACCACTTCTGCGATTCAGCGGAAGTCAGGAACTCAATCAGTTTAATTGCGTTTTCTTTGTTTTTAGAGGCTTTGGTTACACCGGCACCACTGACGTTAACGTGGGTGCCGCGGTCATCCTGGTTTGCCCAGAAAACGCCAACATTGTTAACCAGTTGTTTGTCTGCATCTTTGCTGCTGTTGGCCAGGCGGCCGAAGTAATACGTATTGGCCAGGGTCAGGTCACAGACGCCTGCATTGACTGCCCGCAGCTGATCGGTGTCGCCACCGGCAGGCGGTTTGGCAAAGTTTTTCACAAAGCCTTTTGCCCAGTTTTCGGTTTGCTCTGTGCCATTGGCTTCCAGCATCGCTGCAACCAGCGACTGGTTGTAAACATTATTGGAAGAGCGGGAGCAGATTTTGCCTTTCCATTTAGGATCTGCCAGGTCTTCATAAGTGCTTAACTGGGCAGGATCAACTTTGTCTTTTGCGTAAAAGATCGTCCGGGCACGCTGTGACAGGCCATACCACTGGCGATCGGTATCCCGCAAATGAGCAGGGATAGCAGCATCCAGTGTTTCGCTGGTAATTGATTGTAATACTTTTGCATCTTTCGCCCGCTGCAGACGGCCGGCATCAACAGTAATAAAAACATCTGCCGGGCTGGCTGAACCTTCTATCTGCAGACGTTTCAGCAGAGCATCCGCATTGCCGGTGACCAGGTTTACCACAATGTTGGTTTCTGCTTCGAATTTATCCAGAAGGGGCTTGATCAGCGCTTCTTTACGGGCTGAATAGACATTGACCAGATCTGAATCTGCCAGTACCGGAAGGGCGAATGAGCTAAATAACGTGCCGGCTGTCAGGGCGAAAATACCAAAACGATTTGCCATCGAAGATACCTTACTGTGGGTGGTTAGCGGTTGGTCTGTTTGGTGACCAACGGATAGTTAAGTCGATTATAAATGATAACGGTTTGTATTTGTAGCATCGTTACGGATGCTGAGTGATTTATCTGCGCTGGATCAATGTCTTAAAAATCCGGGGCTTTCGCAGTGAATTCCTGATGAGAAGCGCTGCTTCAGCGAAAGGCTGCAGATAGAGTTGTTTTAACGAATGCTCA
This genomic window contains:
- a CDS encoding Fe(3+) ABC transporter substrate-binding protein is translated as MANRFGIFALTAGTLFSSFALPVLADSDLVNVYSARKEALIKPLLDKFEAETNIVVNLVTGNADALLKRLQIEGSASPADVFITVDAGRLQRAKDAKVLQSITSETLDAAIPAHLRDTDRQWYGLSQRARTIFYAKDKVDPAQLSTYEDLADPKWKGKICSRSSNNVYNQSLVAAMLEANGTEQTENWAKGFVKNFAKPPAGGDTDQLRAVNAGVCDLTLANTYYFGRLANSSKDADKQLVNNVGVFWANQDDRGTHVNVSGAGVTKASKNKENAIKLIEFLTSAESQKWYAEVNSEYPVVAGSDVSSVLREFGDFKADTVELSKLGENNRAAVELMDRAGWK
- a CDS encoding ABC transporter permease; this translates as MTTQTFSSTARNINWLSGSAVLIASILALPVLVICAFLFAGSVDVWSHLFSTVLGDYVGNSLALLIGVSVGVLLLGVPPAWLTSVCDFPGRKIFTWALLLPLAVPAYIIAYTYTGLLDFAGPVQSLIRNITGLGYGEYYFFEIRSLGGATVMLSLVLYPYVYLLSRAAFLEQSSSALEVSRTLGYSRQKAFFKLALPLARPAIIAGLTLALMETLADYGTVQYFGVATFTTGIFRTFYGLGDSAAAAQLAAMLLGFVVLLILLEKYSRRQIKYHANNEQRKQPKLVQLSGMQATSAFFVCLLPVLFGFLLPGGVLLNWAITQAEFNPQDFIELAWNSFTLASAAAVLAVCLALILAYARRMNDHKRVRTSVMVAGMGYALPGTIIAIGILIPMAWLDHQLINLSSEWFGFNPGLIFSGTLFALLFAYMVRFLAVSLGSIQTGLDKIKPSVDSAGRSLGCTPTQVLKRIHVPLMRSSVLTALLIVFVDVLKELPATLILRPFNFNTLAVRAFELASDERLIDAAPASLMIVAVGLLPVILLSRSIARGKE